The proteins below come from a single Takifugu flavidus isolate HTHZ2018 chromosome 6, ASM371156v2, whole genome shotgun sequence genomic window:
- the LOC130527985 gene encoding oxysterol-binding protein 1-like isoform X1 — protein MKAMEMPETKPPTPTPGDAYNGWLFKWTNYIKGYQRRWFVLSNGLLSYYRTQAEMGHTCRGTINLATANIAVEDSCNFVISNGGAQTYHLKANSEVERQRWITALELAKAKAVHMQAESDDSGDDCSSVPPTAGQGGGSRYSEVQSTLRTLSGKVEDLSTCNDLIVKHGSALQRSLSELEGICAGTDSGEKVKQVTERATMFKIASDAMINACRDFLSLAQNHSKHWQKALQVERNQRIRLEDTLEQLAKQHNHLERAFRGATHNNPAIGSKGSGSLKGDASDEDDDNEFFDAMQDPAEFITVPADPKYHRRSGSNASGFSGETGTDDQSCDELSLASNPESPQPLEIEPLRKRRTRIPDKPNYYLNLWSIMKNCIGKELSKIPVPVNFNEPLSMLQRLSEDLEYYELLDKAAKCQNSVEQMCYVAAFTVSSYSTTVHRTGKPFNPLLGETFELDRLKECGYRSLCEQVSHHPPAAAHHAFSVKGWTLRQEITLASKFRGKYISVIPLGPIQCIFDKNNNQYSWKKVTTTVHNIIVGKLWLDQSGEIDVVNHRTGDRCHLKFNPYSYFSRDVPRKVTGVVTDKDGKAHYVLSGTWDEKMEFSRVIQSSKGEDDTEGKQRTVYQTLKAKEIWIKNPLPEGAENMYYFSTLALTLNEPEEGVAPTDSRRRPDQRLMEDGQWDEANAEKQRLEEKQRTTRREREREAVKSPSSPEEADAGEIASDENSHQDNYQALWFEKLQDPVSGETLHVYKGGYWEAKEEGNWDVCPDIF, from the exons ATGAAGGCAATGGAGATGCCGGAGACTAAACCCCCTACCCCAACACCTGGAGACGCCTACAACGGTTGGCTTTTTAAATGGACCAACTACATTAAAGGTTACCAGAGACGCTGGTTTGTTCTCAGTAATGGACTGCTGTCCTACTATAG GACCCAGGCAGAGATGGGCCACACTTGCCGAGGCACTATCAACTTGGCCACAGCCAATATTGCTGTTGAAGACTCGTGCAATTTTGTTATTTCCAACGGAGGGGCGCAGACCTACCACTTGAAGGCTAACTCAGAAGTGGAGCGCCAGAGATGGATTACTGCGCTCGAGCTCGCCAAGGCAAAGGCCGTCCACATGCAGGCTGAATCAG ATGATTCTGGCGATGATTGTTCATCAGTACCTCCAACCGCTGGACAGGGTGGAGGCTCCCGGTACTCAGAAGTCCAGTCCACACTGCGTACTCTAAGTGGCAAGGTGGAGGACCTCTCCACATGTAATGATCTTATTGTCAAGCATGGGTCGGCGCTCCAAAG GTCTTTGTCAGAACTGGAGGGTATTTGTGCTGGAACGGATTCAGGAGAGAAGGTCAAACAAGTGACAGAGAGAGCAACAATGTTCAAAATAGCCTCTGATGCAATGATAAAT GCGTGTCGAGACTTTCTGTCCTTGGCCCAGAACCACAGTAAGCACTGGCAGAAGGCTCTACAGGTGGAACGTAACCAGAGGATACGCCTGGAGGACACTCTGGAGCAGCTGGCCAAACAACACAACCATTTAGAAAGAGCTTTCAGGGGAGCCACACACAACAACCCTGCCATAGGGAGCAAAG GTAGTGGTTCACTGAAAGGTGATgcaagtgatgaagatgatgacaacGAGTTCTTTGACGCGATGCAGGATCCAGCAGAGTTTATTACTGTTCCGGCTGATCCCAAATATCACAG GAGATCAGGCAGCAACGCAAGTGGTTTCAGCGGCGAGACTGGGACCGATGATCAGTCG TGCGATGAACTGTCACTGGCATCCAATCCAGAGTCTCCGCAGCCCCTGGAAATAGAGCCGCTCAGAAAGCGACGGACTCGTATCCCCGATAAGCCCAACTATTACCTCAATCTATGGAGCATAATGAAGAACTGCATCGGAAAGGAGCTTTCGAAGATACCAGTGCCC GTCAATTTCAACGAGCCGCTCTCGATGCTGCAACGTCTGTCCGAGGATTTGGAATACTACGAGCTGCTGGATAAGGCGGCTAAATGCCAGAATTCTGTGGAGCAGATGTGTTATGTCGCTGCCTTCACAGTCTCATCCTACTCCACCACCGTCCATCGCACAGGAAAACCCTTCAACCCTCTGTTGGGGGAAACATTTGAGCTCGATCGGCTGAAAGAGTGCGGCTACCGCTCTCTGTGTGAACag GTGAGCCACCATCCACCTGCCGCGGCCCACCATGCTTTCTCTGTGAAGGGCTGGACACTCCGACAGGAAATCACCCTAGCCAGCAAGTTTAGGGGGAAATATATTTCCGTCATTCCTTTGG GCCCGATCCAGTGTATatttgacaaaaacaacaatcagtACTCCTGGAAGAAGGTGACCACAACAGTACATAACATCATTGTTGGAAAACTATGGCTTGACCAG TCTGGGGAGATAGATGTGGTAAACCACAGGACTGGAGACCGCTGCCACCTCAAGTTTAACCCCTACAGTTACTTCTCTAGAGACGTGCCCAGGAAG GTTACAGGTGTGGTAACGGATAAAGATGGCAAAGCCCATTATGTGCTGTCAGGAACCTGGGATGAGAAGATGGAGTTTTCCAGGGTGATCCAGAGTAGCAAAGGTGAAGATGACACTGAAGGCAAACAAAGGACTGTTTATCAGACCCTCAAGGCCAAAGAAATCTGGATAAAGAACCCATTACC AGAGGGAGCCGAGAACATGTACTACTTCTCCACGCTGGCGTTGACGCTCAATGAGCCCGAAGAGGGAGTGGCGCCCACTGACAGCCGGCGTCGGCCCGACCAGCGTCTGATGGAGGACGGTCAGTGGGATGAAGCCAACGCTGAGAAGCAGCGACTGGAAGAGAAACAGCGGACCACcaggcgagagagggagagagaggccgTGAAATCACCCAGTTCCCCCGAAGAAG CCGATGCGGGGGAGATAGCTTCTGATGAAA ACTCCCATCAGGATAACTACCAGGCACTGTGGTTTGAAAAGCTGCAAGACCCCGTATCTGGAGAGACCCTACACGTGTACAAGGGCGGCTACTGGGAGGCGAAGGAGGAAGGCAACTGGGACGTGTGCCCGGACATCTTCTGA
- the casp3a gene encoding LOW QUALITY PROTEIN: caspase-3a (The sequence of the model RefSeq protein was modified relative to this genomic sequence to represent the inferred CDS: deleted 1 base in 1 codon), with product MSANGPSPGGDFTDAKKGAGQQSGSSSGRVTVDAKPAAYSFRYSLDFPSMGHCIIINNKNFDRRTGMNTRNGTDVDAANAMKVFSSLGYKVKVHNDQTVEQMSQLLVSAAEEDHSACASFVCVLLSHGDEGVFFGTDGSVELKYLTSLFRGDRCKSLVGKPKLFFIQACRGNDLDGGIETDSAADNTAKHPEIQCKLSFKLLTAPGYYSWRNTMSGSWFMQSLCDAISKYGKELELQHILTRVNHRVAVDFESVSNLPGFDAKKQIPCIVSMLTKEMYFS from the exons ATGTCGGCCAACGGACCTTCACCCGGTGGAGACTTTACGGACGCGAAGAAAGGCGCCGGACAACA GTCGGGTTCGTCTTCGGGCAGGGTGACCGTGGATGCCAAACCGGCCGCCTACAGCTTCAGATACAGCCTTGATTTCCCCAGCATGGGCCActgcatcatcatcaacaacaagaACTTTGACAGAAGAACAG GCATGAACACGCGAAATGGTACAGATGTAGATGCAGCCAACGCGATGAAAGTGTTCTCGAGCCTCGGCTACAAAGTGAAAGTGCACAACGACCAGACAGTGGAGCAGATGAGTCAGCTTTTAGTCTCTG CCGCAGAGGAAGATCACAGCGCCTGCGCCTCTTTTGTGTGCGTTCTGCTGAGTCATGGCGACGAGGGCGTGTTTTTTGGTACCGATGGCTCTGTAGAGCTCAAGTACCTCACATCGCTTTTCAGAGGTGATCGTTGCAAGTCGCTGGTGGGAAAGCCCAAACTGTTCTTCATCCAG GCTTGCAGAGGCAACGATCTGGATGGAGGCATTGAAACCGACAGCGCAGCCGACAACACCGCAAAGCACCCAGAA ATCCAGTGTAAGCTGTCTTTCAAGCTTCTCACAGCCCCAG GTTACTACTCGTGGAGGAACACCATGAGCGGGTCCTGGTTCATGCAGTCGCTGTGTGACGCCATCAGCAAATacgggaaagagctggagcttcagCACATCTTGACGCGGGTGAACCACAGGGTGGCGGTAGATTTCGAGTCTGTCTCCAATTTACCAGGCTTCGACGCCAAGAAGCAAATCCCATGCATCGTGTCCATGCTGACCAAAGAGATGTATTTTTCCTGA
- the sart1 gene encoding U4/U6.U5 tri-snRNP-associated protein 1, producing MGSSKKHKEKSRDKDTEDRRREHKKHRHKERDRDASDRDAGRDKERRKRSRSRDRSGRDSRSRGEKSSGEPRIKKEKNDVGYEESNTDVGPLSASGDASLSVEETNKLRAKLGLKPLEMNESKKELGTKDEPILAEVINPVVIQKQKEMREKLVALKEKRIQNQKLGKVKTMAEDDWLDDTCAWVEKSRKLEKEKEMAEKRAKLLEEMDQEFGVSSLVEEEFGQGKNNAYTSRELKGLKVQHKVDSFAEGQTVILTLEDKGVLDEKEDVLVNVGLVDKEKAEKNVELRKKKPDYKPYDEEESVDDMVGFKQQSVLSKYDEEIDGEKKKSFRLTTGGMAHGEREKELQAMREMLRSQAQSLQMPSLAIASEYYSPQEMVGFKKTKRRVKKIRKKDKLTVADKLCDDTRSSDFGSRTRGRGKQNAEGGEEVKEQDANLPLGVPVLLSDDIRTAEMDISDDEEFEAPEPAVLEEDEAEQELQKQLEKQRKLKQKQLLKDSGEKVAEQLKMISKPATDNESEKKNNIVFNATSEFCRTLGDIPTYGQSGNREDQEDIMDFEEQEEKDDAGDSDSDMDENVGWSTVNLDEEQKSTDFATASATILDEEPIVNSGLAAALLLCKNKGLLDTQMQKVARVKATKGALPNVNYCIEDKMGFDDKYSRREEYRGFTQDFKEKDSYKPDVKIEYVDESGRRLTPKEAFRQLSHRFHGKGSGKMKTEKRMKKLEEEALLKKMSSSDTPLGTVALLQEKQKSQKTPYIVLSGSGKSMNANNITK from the coding sequence ATGGGATCTTCAAAGAAACACAAGGAAAAAAGTCGCGACAAGGACACGGAAGACCGCCGCCGTGAGCATAAGAAACATCGCCACAAGGAGCGAGACAGAGACGCTTCCGATCGGGATGCGGGTCGAGATAAAGAGCGAAGGAAACGGTCCAGATCGAGAGACAGAAGCGGTCGAGATAGTCGCAGCAGAGGCGAGAAGAGCAGCGGCGAGCCGCGAAtcaagaaagagaaaaatgatgTGGGATACGAAGAAAGCAATACAGACGTGGGCCCTCTGTCTGCAAGTGGGGATGCATCGCTCAGCGTTGAGGAGACGAACAAACTCAGAGCCAAGCTGGGTTTGAAGCCTTTGGAAATGAACGAGAGCAAGAAGGAGCTGGGCACCAAAGACGAACCGATACTGGCTGAAGTCATCAACCCCGTTGTTATccaaaagcagaaagaaatgagagaaaagcttGTGGCTCTGAAGGAGAAACGCATCCAAAACCAGAAACTGGGAAAGGTAAAGACCATGGCAGAAGATGACTGGCTGGATGACACGTGTGCTTGGGTGGAGAAAAGCAGaaagctggaaaaagaaaaagaaatggcgGAAAAACGGGCGAAACTCCTGGAAGAGATGGACCAGGAGTTTGGCGTTAGCAGTCTTGTAGAGGAGGAGTTTGGACAGGGCAAAAATAACGCGTACACATCTCGAGAGTTAAAAGGTCTCAAAGTTCAGCACAAAGTGGATTCCTTTGCTGAGGGCCAAACTGTCATCCTCACCCTCGAGGACAAAGGTGTGCTGGATGAGAAAGAAGACGTGCTCGTCAACGTAGGGCTGGTGGACAAGGAAAAGGCAGAGAAGAACGTGGAGTTAAGGAAGAAAAAGCCAGATTATAAGCCCTACGATGAAGAAGAGAGTGTGGATGACATGGTTGGCTTCAAACAGCAGTCCGTGCTGTCCAAGTACGATGAGGAAATTGATGGCGAAAAGAAGAAGAGTTTCAGGTTGACCACAGGCGGCATGGCTCACGGGGAGCGAGAGAAGGAGCTCCAGGCCATGAGGGAAATGCTGCGAAGTCAAGCGCAGTCGTTGCAAATGCCCTCACTCGCCATAGCCTCTGAATATTACTCGCCTCAGGAAATGGTGGGCTTCAAAAAAACAAAGCGGCGCGTGAAGAAGATCCGAAAGAAGGATAAGCTCACAGTAGCAGACAAGCTCTGCGACGATACCCGGAGCTCTGATTTTGGCTCGAGGACAAGAGGCCGTGGTAAGCAGAATgctgaaggaggggaggaagtgaaggagcaGGACGCCAATTTGCCACTAGGCGTGCCCGTCCTGTTGTCCGATGACATCAGGACCGCTGAGATGGACATAAGCGACGATGAAGAATTTGAAGCCCCCGAACCAGCTGTTCTTGAGGAGGACGAGgcagagcaggagctgcagaaacagctggagaagcagaggaagctgaagcagaagcagctcctcAAAGACTCCGGGGAGAAGGTGGCAGAGCAGCTGAAAATGATCAGCAAACCCGCGACAGACAACGAGTCCGAGAAGAAGAACAACATCGTCTTTAACGCCACCTCAGAGTTTTGCCGAACTCTCGGAGACATTCCCACTTACGGACAGTCCGGCAACAGAGAGGACCAAGAAGACATCATGGATtttgaagagcaggaagagaaagatgACGCCGGAGATTCAGACTCGGACATGGATGAGAATGTCGGGTGGAGCACAGTGAACCTGGACGAAGAGCAGAAAAGCACCGACTTCGCCACGGCCTCGGCCACCATCTTGGACGAAGAGCCCATCGTCAACTCTGGCCTGgctgcggcgctgctgctgtgcaAAAACAAAGGTCTGTTGGACACTCAAATGCAGAAGGTTGCCCGTGTCAAGGCGACCAAAGGTGCTCTGCCCAACGTCAACTACTGCATTGAAGACAAGATGGGCTTTGATGACAAGTACAGCCGCAGAGAAGAGTACAGAGGCTTCACCCAAGATTTCAAAGAGAAAGACAGCTACAAGCCTGACGTCAAAATCGAGTATGTGGACGAATCTGGGCGGAGACTAACCCCTAAAGAGGCCTTCAGACAGCTCTCGCATCGCTTCCACGGCAAGGGGTCTGGAAAGATGAAGACGGAGAAGAGGATGaaaaagctggaggaagaggcgCTATTGAagaagatgagcagcagcgataCTCCTCTTGGGACGGTGGCGTTGCTTCAGGAGAAGCAGAAGTCCCAGAAAACGCCGTATATTGTGCTCAGTGGAAGTGGCAAGAGCATGAACGCAAACAACATAACCAAAtaa
- the LOC130527985 gene encoding oxysterol-binding protein 1-like isoform X2, whose protein sequence is MKAMEMPETKPPTPTPGDAYNGWLFKWTNYIKGYQRRWFVLSNGLLSYYRTQAEMGHTCRGTINLATANIAVEDSCNFVISNGGAQTYHLKANSEVERQRWITALELAKAKAVHMQAESDDSGDDCSSVPPTAGQGGGSRYSEVQSTLRTLSGKVEDLSTCNDLIVKHGSALQRSLSELEGICAGTDSGEKVKQVTERATMFKIASDAMINACRDFLSLAQNHSKHWQKALQVERNQRIRLEDTLEQLAKQHNHLERAFRGATHNNPAIGSKGSGSLKGDASDEDDDNEFFDAMQDPAEFITVPADPKYHRRSGSNASGFSGETGTDDQSCDELSLASNPESPQPLEIEPLRKRRTRIPDKPNYYLNLWSIMKNCIGKELSKIPVPVNFNEPLSMLQRLSEDLEYYELLDKAAKCQNSVEQMCYVAAFTVSSYSTTVHRTGKPFNPLLGETFELDRLKECGYRSLCEQVSHHPPAAAHHAFSVKGWTLRQEITLASKFRGKYISVIPLGPIQCIFDKNNNQYSWKKVTTTVHNIIVGKLWLDQSGEIDVVNHRTGDRCHLKFNPYSYFSRDVPRKVTGVVTDKDGKAHYVLSGTWDEKMEFSRVIQSSKGEDDTEGKQRTVYQTLKAKEIWIKNPLPEGAENMYYFSTLALTLNEPEEGVAPTDSRRRPDQRLMEDGQWDEANAEKQRLEEKQRTTRREREREAVKSPSSPEEDSHQDNYQALWFEKLQDPVSGETLHVYKGGYWEAKEEGNWDVCPDIF, encoded by the exons ATGAAGGCAATGGAGATGCCGGAGACTAAACCCCCTACCCCAACACCTGGAGACGCCTACAACGGTTGGCTTTTTAAATGGACCAACTACATTAAAGGTTACCAGAGACGCTGGTTTGTTCTCAGTAATGGACTGCTGTCCTACTATAG GACCCAGGCAGAGATGGGCCACACTTGCCGAGGCACTATCAACTTGGCCACAGCCAATATTGCTGTTGAAGACTCGTGCAATTTTGTTATTTCCAACGGAGGGGCGCAGACCTACCACTTGAAGGCTAACTCAGAAGTGGAGCGCCAGAGATGGATTACTGCGCTCGAGCTCGCCAAGGCAAAGGCCGTCCACATGCAGGCTGAATCAG ATGATTCTGGCGATGATTGTTCATCAGTACCTCCAACCGCTGGACAGGGTGGAGGCTCCCGGTACTCAGAAGTCCAGTCCACACTGCGTACTCTAAGTGGCAAGGTGGAGGACCTCTCCACATGTAATGATCTTATTGTCAAGCATGGGTCGGCGCTCCAAAG GTCTTTGTCAGAACTGGAGGGTATTTGTGCTGGAACGGATTCAGGAGAGAAGGTCAAACAAGTGACAGAGAGAGCAACAATGTTCAAAATAGCCTCTGATGCAATGATAAAT GCGTGTCGAGACTTTCTGTCCTTGGCCCAGAACCACAGTAAGCACTGGCAGAAGGCTCTACAGGTGGAACGTAACCAGAGGATACGCCTGGAGGACACTCTGGAGCAGCTGGCCAAACAACACAACCATTTAGAAAGAGCTTTCAGGGGAGCCACACACAACAACCCTGCCATAGGGAGCAAAG GTAGTGGTTCACTGAAAGGTGATgcaagtgatgaagatgatgacaacGAGTTCTTTGACGCGATGCAGGATCCAGCAGAGTTTATTACTGTTCCGGCTGATCCCAAATATCACAG GAGATCAGGCAGCAACGCAAGTGGTTTCAGCGGCGAGACTGGGACCGATGATCAGTCG TGCGATGAACTGTCACTGGCATCCAATCCAGAGTCTCCGCAGCCCCTGGAAATAGAGCCGCTCAGAAAGCGACGGACTCGTATCCCCGATAAGCCCAACTATTACCTCAATCTATGGAGCATAATGAAGAACTGCATCGGAAAGGAGCTTTCGAAGATACCAGTGCCC GTCAATTTCAACGAGCCGCTCTCGATGCTGCAACGTCTGTCCGAGGATTTGGAATACTACGAGCTGCTGGATAAGGCGGCTAAATGCCAGAATTCTGTGGAGCAGATGTGTTATGTCGCTGCCTTCACAGTCTCATCCTACTCCACCACCGTCCATCGCACAGGAAAACCCTTCAACCCTCTGTTGGGGGAAACATTTGAGCTCGATCGGCTGAAAGAGTGCGGCTACCGCTCTCTGTGTGAACag GTGAGCCACCATCCACCTGCCGCGGCCCACCATGCTTTCTCTGTGAAGGGCTGGACACTCCGACAGGAAATCACCCTAGCCAGCAAGTTTAGGGGGAAATATATTTCCGTCATTCCTTTGG GCCCGATCCAGTGTATatttgacaaaaacaacaatcagtACTCCTGGAAGAAGGTGACCACAACAGTACATAACATCATTGTTGGAAAACTATGGCTTGACCAG TCTGGGGAGATAGATGTGGTAAACCACAGGACTGGAGACCGCTGCCACCTCAAGTTTAACCCCTACAGTTACTTCTCTAGAGACGTGCCCAGGAAG GTTACAGGTGTGGTAACGGATAAAGATGGCAAAGCCCATTATGTGCTGTCAGGAACCTGGGATGAGAAGATGGAGTTTTCCAGGGTGATCCAGAGTAGCAAAGGTGAAGATGACACTGAAGGCAAACAAAGGACTGTTTATCAGACCCTCAAGGCCAAAGAAATCTGGATAAAGAACCCATTACC AGAGGGAGCCGAGAACATGTACTACTTCTCCACGCTGGCGTTGACGCTCAATGAGCCCGAAGAGGGAGTGGCGCCCACTGACAGCCGGCGTCGGCCCGACCAGCGTCTGATGGAGGACGGTCAGTGGGATGAAGCCAACGCTGAGAAGCAGCGACTGGAAGAGAAACAGCGGACCACcaggcgagagagggagagagaggccgTGAAATCACCCAGTTCCCCCGAAGAAG ACTCCCATCAGGATAACTACCAGGCACTGTGGTTTGAAAAGCTGCAAGACCCCGTATCTGGAGAGACCCTACACGTGTACAAGGGCGGCTACTGGGAGGCGAAGGAGGAAGGCAACTGGGACGTGTGCCCGGACATCTTCTGA